The Agromyces hippuratus genome has a window encoding:
- a CDS encoding aspartate aminotransferase family protein produces MTDTITTETEAVYTDRFGTVHPLPDAAAEAQVRAEDRAHVFHSWSAQALIDPLPIAAGEGSTFWDYQGNAYLDFSSQLVNLNLGHQHPDLVAAIQQQAGRLATIQPSMASDVRSELARRIAEVAPGDLDKVFFTNGGADANEYAVRMARAVTGRRKVLSMYRSYHGGTATAISLTGDPRRWANEPSDGSVAHFMGPYAYRSPFHSETPEQEAERALAHLEQLIVLEGANTIAAIIIETIVGTNGVLVPPPGYLQGVRALCDKYGIVYIADEVMVGFGRIGEWFAVNAFDVVPDLITFAKGVNSGYVPLGGVVISQRIAAHFDTVSFQGGLTYSGHPLACAAGVATFEVFERDGILERVRDLGSRVVEPRLREIAVKHPSVGEIRGAGLFWAIELVRDPATHEPLVPFNAGGADAAPMAAVAAACKQAGLWPFIHFNRMHVAPPLVITEEELVRGLDIIDEALTIADGYVV; encoded by the coding sequence ATGACCGACACCATCACCACCGAGACCGAAGCCGTCTACACCGACCGGTTCGGCACCGTGCACCCGTTGCCCGACGCCGCCGCCGAGGCGCAGGTGCGCGCGGAGGACCGCGCGCACGTGTTCCACTCGTGGAGCGCGCAGGCGCTCATCGACCCGCTTCCCATCGCCGCGGGCGAGGGCTCGACGTTCTGGGACTACCAGGGCAACGCGTACCTCGACTTCTCGTCGCAGCTCGTGAACCTGAACCTCGGGCACCAGCACCCCGACCTCGTCGCCGCGATCCAGCAGCAGGCGGGTCGTCTCGCGACCATCCAGCCGTCGATGGCATCGGATGTCCGCAGCGAACTCGCGCGTCGCATCGCCGAGGTCGCCCCGGGCGACCTCGACAAGGTGTTCTTCACCAACGGCGGCGCCGACGCCAACGAGTACGCCGTGCGCATGGCGCGCGCCGTCACGGGTCGCCGCAAGGTGCTCTCGATGTACCGCAGCTACCACGGCGGCACCGCGACCGCGATCTCGCTCACGGGCGACCCGCGCCGCTGGGCGAACGAGCCGTCCGACGGTTCGGTCGCGCACTTCATGGGCCCGTACGCGTACCGTTCGCCGTTCCACTCGGAGACTCCCGAGCAGGAGGCCGAGCGCGCGCTCGCCCACCTCGAGCAGCTCATCGTGCTCGAGGGCGCGAACACGATCGCCGCCATCATCATCGAGACGATCGTCGGCACGAACGGCGTGCTCGTGCCGCCGCCCGGCTACCTGCAGGGCGTTCGCGCGCTGTGCGACAAGTACGGCATCGTCTACATCGCCGACGAGGTCATGGTCGGCTTCGGCCGAATCGGCGAGTGGTTCGCGGTGAACGCGTTCGACGTCGTGCCCGACCTCATCACCTTCGCGAAGGGCGTGAACTCGGGCTACGTGCCGCTCGGCGGGGTGGTGATCTCGCAGCGGATCGCCGCGCACTTCGACACGGTCTCGTTCCAGGGCGGTCTCACGTACTCGGGCCACCCGCTCGCGTGCGCCGCCGGTGTCGCGACGTTCGAGGTCTTCGAGCGCGACGGCATCCTCGAGCGCGTGCGCGACCTCGGGTCGCGAGTGGTCGAGCCGCGACTCCGCGAGATCGCGGTGAAGCACCCGTCGGTCGGCGAGATCCGCGGTGCAGGACTGTTCTGGGCGATCGAACTCGTGCGCGACCCTGCGACGCACGAACCGCTCGTTCCGTTCAACGCAGGCGGAGCGGATGCCGCGCCGATGGCGGCCGTCGCCGCCGCCTGCAAGCAGGCCGGCCTGTGGCCGTTCATCCACTTCAACCGGATGCACGTCGCACCGCCGCTCGTCATCACCGAGGAAGAGCTCGTGCGCGGGCTCGACATCATCGACGAGGCGCTGACGATCGCCGACGGCTACGTCGTCTGA
- a CDS encoding CoA-acylating methylmalonate-semialdehyde dehydrogenase: MSITETASSPASAPEVPVIGHWVDGALRASTSGRTAPVYNPATGAVQAEVALADQAEIDAAIASAQAGFEVWSGYSIAKRQNVLFSFRELLNSRKGELAAIITAEHGKVLSDAMGEILRGQEVVELATGFPNLIKGAFSENVSTGIDVYSLKQALGVVGIISPFNFPAMVPMWFFPIAIAAGNAVILKPSEKDPSAALWMAQLWTEAGLPDGVFTVLQGDKLAVDGLLTSPVVQSISFVGSTPIAQYIYETASKHGKRVQALGGAKNHMLVLPDADLDLVADQAVNAGYGAAGERCMAISVVLAVEPVADELITKISERIAKLKIGNGAGVEGVEPDMGPLITDVHRDKVSSYVDIAESDGATIVVDGRGFTVDGHEDGFFFGPTLIDNVPTTSRAYTEEIFGPVLSIVRVASYDEGLDLINSGQFGNGTAIFTNDGGAARRFQNEVQVGMIGINVPIPVPVAYHSFGGWKQSLFGDAKAYGTHGFDFFTREKAVTSRWIDPATRNDSTHGGINLGFPQNH; encoded by the coding sequence ATGAGCATCACCGAGACCGCTTCCTCGCCCGCATCGGCCCCTGAGGTGCCAGTGATCGGACACTGGGTCGACGGCGCACTGCGCGCCTCGACCTCGGGCCGCACCGCCCCGGTGTACAACCCGGCGACGGGTGCCGTGCAGGCGGAGGTCGCACTGGCCGACCAGGCCGAGATCGACGCGGCGATCGCGTCGGCGCAGGCCGGGTTCGAGGTGTGGAGCGGCTACTCGATCGCGAAGCGGCAGAACGTGCTGTTCTCGTTCCGCGAGCTGCTGAACTCGCGCAAGGGCGAGCTCGCGGCCATCATCACCGCCGAGCACGGCAAGGTCCTCTCCGACGCGATGGGCGAGATCCTGCGCGGCCAGGAGGTCGTCGAACTCGCCACCGGGTTCCCCAACCTGATCAAGGGCGCCTTCTCCGAGAACGTCTCGACCGGCATCGACGTCTACTCGCTGAAGCAGGCGCTCGGCGTGGTCGGCATCATCAGCCCGTTCAACTTCCCGGCCATGGTTCCCATGTGGTTCTTCCCCATCGCGATCGCCGCGGGCAACGCCGTCATCCTGAAGCCCAGCGAGAAGGACCCGTCGGCCGCGCTCTGGATGGCACAGCTCTGGACCGAGGCCGGTCTTCCCGACGGCGTGTTCACCGTGCTGCAGGGCGACAAGCTCGCCGTCGACGGCCTCCTCACCTCGCCCGTCGTGCAGTCGATCTCGTTCGTCGGCTCGACGCCGATCGCCCAGTACATCTACGAGACCGCGTCGAAGCACGGCAAGCGCGTCCAGGCGCTCGGCGGCGCCAAGAACCACATGCTCGTGCTGCCCGACGCCGACCTCGACCTCGTCGCCGACCAGGCGGTGAACGCCGGGTACGGCGCCGCCGGCGAGCGCTGCATGGCGATCTCGGTCGTGCTGGCCGTCGAGCCCGTCGCCGACGAGCTGATCACCAAGATCAGCGAGCGCATCGCGAAGCTGAAGATCGGCAACGGCGCAGGCGTCGAGGGCGTCGAGCCCGACATGGGGCCGCTCATCACCGACGTGCACCGCGACAAGGTCTCCTCCTACGTCGACATCGCCGAGAGCGACGGGGCGACGATCGTGGTCGACGGCCGCGGGTTCACCGTCGACGGCCACGAGGACGGCTTCTTCTTCGGCCCGACCCTGATCGACAACGTGCCCACCACCTCTCGCGCCTACACCGAGGAGATCTTCGGCCCGGTGCTCTCGATCGTTCGCGTGGCGAGCTACGACGAGGGCCTCGACCTGATCAACTCGGGCCAGTTCGGCAACGGCACCGCCATCTTCACCAACGACGGCGGCGCAGCACGCCGCTTCCAGAACGAGGTGCAGGTCGGCATGATCGGCATCAACGTGCCGATCCCGGTGCCCGTCGCCTACCACTCGTTCGGCGGCTGGAAGCAGTCGCTGTTCGGTGACGCGAAGGCCTACGGCACCCACGGCTTCGACTTCTTCACCCGCGAGAAGGCCGTGACCAGCCGCTGGATCGACCCGGCCACGCGCAACGACTCGACGCACGGCGGCATCAACCTGGGCTTCCCCCAGAACCACTGA